In one window of Corynebacterium incognita DNA:
- a CDS encoding proline--tRNA ligase — protein MITRLSTLFLRTLREDPADAEVPSHKLLVRAGYIRRAAPGVYSWLPLGLRTLRKIEDVVREEMNAMGGQELLFPALLPREPYEKTQRWTEYGDNLFRLQDRKGNDMLLGPTHEEMFADAVKDMYSSYKDFPVTLYQIQTKYRDEERPRAGILRGREFVMKDSYSFDMTDEGLDESYARHRKAYQNIFDRLGIEYAICQATSGAMGGSASEEFLAVSPVGEDTFVRATGGDYAANVEAVVTPAPEERSIEGLADAVVHETPDSETIATLVDWANTAGVTVDGHAVTAADTLKCMAVMVRQPGVAAYSDDEELVGVLIPGDRELDEKRLEASLEPAEFRLAEDKDFKKYPFLVRGYIGPRGLNANEVRVLADPRVVRGSVWITGADEVNRHVVGLVAGRDFHVDGTVEAAEVREGDPAPEGMGTLTLERGIELGHIFQLGRKYTEAFDVQILDENGKRAVPTMGSYGIGISRMMAVLAEQNLDEKGLKWPVAVAPYQVHVAVANKDPEAMEAGEKLVAELDAAGVEVLFDDRPKVSPGVKFKDAELLGMPFAAILGRSFKDGIIELRIRGGETLEVPAGDIVATLQELIASAR, from the coding sequence ATGATTACACGCCTATCCACGCTCTTCCTCCGCACGCTGCGCGAGGATCCCGCAGATGCCGAAGTCCCCAGCCACAAGTTGCTCGTTCGCGCCGGCTATATTCGCCGCGCCGCGCCGGGCGTGTACTCCTGGCTGCCGTTGGGGCTGCGTACCCTGCGCAAGATCGAGGACGTGGTGCGCGAGGAAATGAACGCCATGGGTGGACAGGAACTCCTCTTCCCGGCGTTGCTGCCACGCGAGCCCTATGAGAAGACGCAGCGCTGGACCGAGTACGGCGACAATCTCTTCCGCCTACAGGACCGTAAGGGCAACGACATGCTTCTCGGGCCAACGCACGAGGAGATGTTTGCCGACGCGGTGAAGGACATGTATTCGTCGTATAAGGACTTCCCGGTCACGCTGTACCAAATCCAGACCAAGTACCGCGACGAGGAGCGCCCCCGCGCGGGCATCCTGCGCGGCCGTGAGTTCGTCATGAAGGATTCCTACTCTTTCGACATGACCGATGAGGGGCTGGACGAGTCGTATGCCCGCCACCGCAAGGCGTACCAGAATATTTTTGATCGCCTGGGCATCGAGTACGCAATCTGCCAGGCGACGTCCGGTGCGATGGGCGGTTCTGCGTCCGAGGAATTCCTGGCGGTCTCCCCGGTGGGCGAGGACACGTTCGTCCGCGCCACCGGTGGCGATTATGCCGCGAACGTCGAGGCCGTTGTGACGCCTGCGCCGGAGGAGCGCTCTATCGAGGGGCTTGCCGACGCCGTAGTGCACGAGACCCCAGACTCCGAGACCATTGCCACGCTCGTGGACTGGGCCAATACCGCCGGGGTGACCGTGGACGGCCACGCGGTGACCGCAGCGGACACTCTCAAGTGCATGGCAGTTATGGTGCGCCAGCCCGGCGTGGCCGCCTACAGTGACGACGAGGAGCTCGTCGGCGTGCTCATTCCGGGCGACCGCGAGCTGGACGAAAAGCGCCTGGAGGCGTCGTTGGAACCAGCCGAGTTCCGTTTGGCTGAGGACAAGGACTTCAAGAAGTACCCGTTCCTGGTGCGCGGCTACATCGGTCCGCGCGGGCTCAATGCCAACGAGGTGCGCGTGCTGGCGGACCCGCGTGTGGTGCGCGGCTCGGTGTGGATCACCGGCGCGGACGAGGTGAATCGCCACGTCGTGGGCCTAGTGGCCGGCCGTGACTTCCATGTGGACGGCACCGTCGAGGCCGCGGAGGTGCGCGAGGGCGACCCGGCACCGGAGGGCATGGGCACGCTGACGCTGGAGCGCGGCATCGAGTTGGGCCACATCTTCCAGCTGGGCCGCAAGTACACCGAGGCCTTCGACGTGCAGATCCTGGACGAGAACGGCAAGCGCGCGGTGCCGACCATGGGGTCCTACGGCATCGGCATTTCCCGCATGATGGCCGTGCTGGCGGAGCAAAACCTCGACGAGAAGGGCCTGAAGTGGCCGGTGGCCGTTGCGCCGTACCAGGTGCACGTGGCCGTGGCGAACAAAGATCCTGAGGCCATGGAGGCGGGTGAGAAGCTCGTCGCGGAGCTTGACGCCGCCGGCGTGGAGGTACTCTTCGACGATCGCCCGAAGGTGTCCCCGGGCGTGAAGTTTAAGGACGCCGAGCTGCTTGGTATGCCGTTTGCAGCCATCCTGGGCCGCAGCTTCAAGGACGGCATCATCGAACTGCGTATCCGGGGCGGAGAGACCCTCGAAGTCCCCGCCGGGGACATCGTGGCCACGCTCCAGGAGCTTATTGCTTCCGCACGGTAG
- a CDS encoding MMPL family transporter — translation MTSSWIRAQRFVALFFLALGIAAVAIGPFTQAQSSTATLPDDSQAAIVAEMQDAAGTGDTSAAIVVLSSPTGERLDIKDVQAAAKGLGGPAIPNPDGTAALVPTSVTATNNTENSDAIEKLRADAAKAAESVGATAQVTGPAAIKADLAGVFAGANFLLLGVTALIVAVLLIITYRSPILWLLPLLVIGVADRVAATVFTWVLGALGMQWNESTSGILSVLVFGAGTNYALLLISRYRDELGSHEDRYAAMGAAWLPTLKAVTASAATVIVGVLCLVLSAIPTTRALGVASALGIVVAWTFALFVLPGLLAWCGRWVFWPKKPKLGDVPQHAFWDRVGAVVDKQPAKVAAASLAALAVCCVGYFQQSTGLGQADQFIDTPESIAASDTIAETFPEQTATPPIVATKNVQQTQATLKDLGASARPLGDPVSFQTVNDSAPADYTLLQISGADTQALRAVLPGAFVGGPDANLIDEEDYSAADRTLIFPLVLALVFVMLMVLLRSLLAPLIMVGSVLLTNVAALGLGWWVSHFVFGFEHFASSTPLFSFVFLVALGIDYTIFLVTHAREDAAAVGTRRGILTALSSTGGVITSAGILLAAVFAALGVLPLVALAQIGITIFLGVLLDTLLVRTILVPAIVQLVGEKFWWPATVRKQ, via the coding sequence ATGACATCTTCATGGATTCGCGCACAACGTTTCGTGGCGTTGTTCTTCCTTGCCCTTGGCATCGCTGCCGTCGCCATCGGGCCGTTCACGCAGGCGCAGTCTTCCACCGCCACGCTGCCAGACGACAGCCAGGCGGCAATCGTTGCCGAGATGCAGGACGCCGCCGGTACTGGTGATACTTCCGCGGCCATTGTGGTGCTGTCCTCGCCCACCGGGGAGCGCCTGGATATCAAAGATGTTCAGGCAGCGGCCAAGGGGCTGGGCGGGCCAGCGATCCCTAACCCGGACGGCACCGCGGCGCTGGTCCCTACCTCGGTGACGGCGACGAACAACACCGAGAACTCCGATGCCATTGAGAAGCTGCGTGCCGACGCAGCGAAGGCCGCAGAAAGTGTGGGCGCCACCGCTCAGGTCACTGGACCTGCGGCCATCAAGGCGGATCTCGCGGGTGTGTTCGCGGGCGCTAACTTCCTGCTGCTGGGCGTGACCGCGCTCATCGTCGCGGTGCTGCTGATTATCACATACCGCTCCCCCATCTTGTGGCTACTTCCGCTGCTGGTCATCGGTGTGGCGGACCGTGTTGCCGCCACAGTTTTCACGTGGGTGCTGGGCGCACTGGGTATGCAGTGGAACGAATCCACCTCGGGCATCTTGTCCGTGCTGGTTTTCGGCGCCGGCACCAACTACGCCCTGCTGCTCATCTCGCGCTACCGCGACGAACTCGGCTCGCACGAGGACCGCTACGCGGCCATGGGCGCGGCGTGGCTTCCGACATTGAAGGCCGTCACTGCTTCGGCCGCCACCGTCATCGTGGGCGTGTTGTGCTTGGTACTTTCTGCCATCCCGACGACCCGCGCGCTCGGTGTGGCGTCCGCGCTGGGCATCGTGGTGGCCTGGACCTTCGCGTTGTTCGTCCTACCGGGGCTCTTGGCATGGTGCGGCCGCTGGGTGTTCTGGCCTAAGAAGCCGAAGCTTGGCGACGTCCCGCAGCACGCCTTCTGGGATCGCGTGGGCGCGGTTGTGGACAAGCAGCCGGCCAAGGTTGCGGCGGCGTCACTGGCGGCGTTGGCCGTGTGCTGCGTGGGCTATTTCCAGCAGTCCACCGGCCTCGGCCAGGCGGATCAGTTCATCGACACTCCGGAATCTATTGCGGCCTCTGACACCATCGCTGAGACATTCCCCGAGCAAACCGCCACCCCGCCGATCGTGGCTACCAAGAACGTCCAGCAGACACAGGCGACGCTCAAGGACCTCGGCGCCTCCGCACGCCCGCTGGGAGATCCCGTGAGCTTCCAGACTGTGAACGACTCAGCCCCGGCGGACTACACGCTGCTACAGATCTCCGGAGCGGACACGCAGGCATTGCGCGCAGTACTTCCGGGAGCCTTCGTGGGTGGCCCCGATGCCAACCTGATCGACGAAGAGGACTACTCCGCCGCCGACCGCACGCTCATCTTCCCGCTAGTGCTCGCGCTGGTCTTCGTCATGCTCATGGTGTTGCTACGCTCTCTCCTCGCGCCGCTCATCATGGTCGGTTCGGTGCTGCTTACCAACGTGGCCGCGCTCGGCCTGGGCTGGTGGGTATCGCACTTTGTCTTCGGCTTCGAGCACTTCGCGTCGTCCACGCCACTATTTAGCTTCGTGTTCTTGGTGGCGCTGGGTATTGATTACACGATCTTCCTCGTCACCCACGCCCGCGAAGACGCCGCCGCGGTGGGCACGCGCCGCGGAATCCTCACGGCGTTGTCCTCCACGGGTGGCGTCATCACTTCCGCCGGCATCTTGCTGGCAGCGGTTTTCGCCGCACTCGGCGTGCTGCCGCTGGTGGCACTGGCACAGATTGGTATCACCATCTTCTTGGGCGTCCTATTGGACACCCTCCTAGTCCGCACCATTCTGGTGCCCGCCATCGTCCAGCTGGTCGGCGAGAAGTTCTGGTGGCCCGCTACCGTGCGGAAGCAATAA
- a CDS encoding ATP-binding protein has protein sequence MNDSLHNPFRPTFGASPRYWAGRASALNDYDEAIGAGPGHPHRSLVLSGSRGIGKTVLLSELEDRARAHGWLILRTPSTPGMAGRLVDSIIPEALHTFRGRAKRRDITGLRVMGLGSISTDLDAEAEPTPTLTSRMHQLADALAPHNTGFVISVDEVQDADPTDLHELATAYQDLIRDDKNVSLIVAGLTHGVDTLLDLPGTTFMRRARRFDLGPLTDDDAQQALLHTARGSGIEMTEEAATRAALVAQGYPYLVQLVGSLAWDVARRAGRASISPDDILAIEREAIDTIALQVHHPSMKGVPDGQRNVLLAMARVMGEDNHPVAVADIAAEMGKTTKGLSDSRHKLIARDLIAPAGWGEVEFVLPYFKEYLGSGGRTSKLH, from the coding sequence ATGAACGATTCGCTGCACAACCCCTTCCGCCCCACGTTCGGCGCCTCGCCCCGCTACTGGGCCGGTCGTGCCAGTGCCCTCAATGACTACGACGAGGCCATCGGTGCCGGCCCCGGGCACCCACACCGCAGCCTGGTGCTCAGCGGCTCGCGCGGCATCGGCAAGACCGTCCTACTCAGCGAACTCGAAGACCGCGCCCGCGCCCACGGCTGGCTCATCCTGCGCACCCCAAGCACTCCTGGAATGGCGGGCCGGCTGGTAGATTCCATCATCCCGGAAGCGCTCCACACTTTTCGCGGCCGCGCCAAGCGTCGGGACATCACGGGCTTGCGCGTCATGGGCCTAGGGTCCATCTCTACGGATCTCGACGCCGAGGCGGAACCCACCCCCACGCTTACCTCGCGCATGCACCAGCTTGCCGACGCCCTAGCGCCGCACAACACCGGATTTGTCATTTCCGTCGACGAAGTCCAAGACGCGGACCCTACGGACCTCCACGAGCTAGCCACGGCCTACCAGGATCTCATTCGCGACGACAAGAACGTCAGCCTGATCGTCGCGGGACTGACCCACGGCGTCGACACGCTGCTGGACCTGCCAGGCACCACGTTCATGCGCCGCGCCCGCCGCTTCGACTTAGGCCCGCTCACCGACGACGACGCACAGCAAGCCCTCCTCCACACCGCCCGCGGCTCCGGGATCGAGATGACCGAGGAGGCGGCCACCCGCGCAGCACTGGTGGCGCAGGGTTATCCCTACCTCGTGCAGCTGGTGGGATCGCTGGCGTGGGATGTGGCACGCCGCGCGGGCAGGGCGTCGATAAGCCCGGACGACATCCTCGCCATCGAACGCGAAGCCATCGACACCATCGCCCTGCAAGTACACCACCCGTCCATGAAAGGGGTCCCCGACGGCCAGCGCAATGTCCTCCTCGCCATGGCACGGGTGATGGGCGAGGACAATCACCCCGTGGCGGTGGCGGACATCGCCGCGGAGATGGGCAAAACCACCAAGGGCCTCAGCGACTCTCGGCACAAGCTCATCGCCCGGGACCTCATTGCGCCTGCCGGGTGGGGCGAGGTGGAGTTCGTGCTGCCGTATTTTAAGGAATACCTCGGCAGTGGTGGCCGCACGTCGAAGCTGCACTAG
- the yaaA gene encoding peroxide stress protein YaaA, whose amino-acid sequence MLIVLPPSETKAPGGEHPAITWEELSFPTLDAPRRAIAADLVQVCSAEPDRAREVLGLSEKLRPEVEANAVLESAPTMPALLRYTGVLYDALDAPTLGDAAWERLAIGSALFGLLSARDRIPHYRLSGGTKLPHGAEVPTMKKRWGKAISAVLGEVATEEMVVDLRSGTYQQLGRCPQAVTVRVESVQPDGSRKVVSHFNKHYKGQLARALAQADGEATSLDDAVDLSRAAGFTVEAPATNSREITLVV is encoded by the coding sequence ATGCTCATAGTGTTGCCCCCTTCTGAGACCAAGGCGCCGGGTGGGGAGCATCCGGCCATCACGTGGGAGGAGCTGTCCTTCCCTACCCTGGACGCTCCTCGCCGCGCCATCGCCGCGGATCTGGTGCAGGTGTGTTCCGCAGAGCCGGACCGCGCGCGGGAGGTTCTCGGCCTGTCAGAGAAGCTGCGCCCCGAGGTGGAAGCTAACGCTGTGCTGGAATCCGCGCCGACGATGCCCGCTCTCCTGCGCTATACCGGCGTGCTCTACGACGCCCTCGACGCTCCCACGCTTGGCGACGCCGCCTGGGAACGGTTAGCCATCGGTTCCGCGCTCTTTGGGTTGCTCTCCGCCCGCGACCGCATCCCCCACTACCGGTTGTCGGGCGGGACGAAGCTGCCCCACGGCGCCGAGGTGCCGACAATGAAGAAACGCTGGGGCAAGGCAATCAGCGCGGTGTTGGGCGAGGTGGCCACCGAGGAGATGGTGGTGGATCTCCGCTCGGGCACCTACCAGCAGCTCGGGCGGTGCCCGCAGGCGGTGACGGTGCGGGTGGAATCGGTGCAGCCGGACGGCTCGCGCAAGGTGGTCAGCCACTTCAACAAGCACTACAAGGGGCAGCTGGCTCGCGCGTTGGCCCAGGCGGATGGTGAGGCAACCAGCCTTGACGACGCCGTGGATCTCTCCCGTGCCGCAGGCTTTACGGTGGAGGCGCCCGCGACGAATAGCCGCGAAATCACGCTGGTGGTCTGA
- a CDS encoding YlxR family protein, translating to MRQSRPQREPRIRTCIATRTRHPESELLRVALDPQDPSRSVVLADPARRLPGRGAWLVPTLEAFKLAEDKRAFGRALRASATVDTTKVREYLEILLRPDAAADTAMAAGRTDEIVRKT from the coding sequence ATGCGACAGTCGCGCCCTCAACGCGAGCCCCGCATTCGCACGTGTATCGCCACCCGCACCCGCCACCCGGAGTCTGAACTCCTGCGCGTTGCGTTGGATCCGCAAGATCCTTCGCGTTCCGTGGTGCTTGCGGATCCGGCGCGCCGCCTTCCCGGTCGGGGAGCGTGGCTCGTGCCCACCCTGGAAGCATTTAAGCTGGCGGAGGACAAGCGCGCTTTTGGACGCGCCCTCCGTGCGTCTGCCACAGTAGACACTACGAAGGTACGCGAGTACCTGGAGATTCTGCTTCGTCCGGACGCCGCCGCGGATACCGCGATGGCTGCCGGTCGGACCGATGAGATTGTAAGGAAGACCTAA
- a CDS encoding DUF4439 domain-containing protein, whose product MPALSGCEPLQPLFNAFGPTPDAALVTLARDAEADAASRTLAADPDKAAGRMDHAAALYAEIERICGTDADGNAPESCAVERGEFTPLPDDATTADVYKDSRAQLLDALDQVPESSRTLIVEQAIDLAAASFSPADFTATPNLGEEGVAPADIEAAKKLLDWEYSVIYALDVTEAFAGGGTQAQVEEALGRHERRVAKLSDALESAGEVPAPAPAYEASGAPLPSSGKQAAGYLAYLDKEDAAQWEHAAVNAESAAWRDWAVVVAGTSRARLN is encoded by the coding sequence GTGCCCGCCTTGTCCGGCTGTGAGCCCCTCCAGCCCCTCTTCAATGCTTTCGGCCCCACGCCCGACGCGGCGTTGGTCACTCTAGCCCGGGATGCTGAAGCCGATGCTGCCTCCCGCACGCTCGCCGCCGATCCAGATAAGGCGGCCGGGCGCATGGACCACGCCGCGGCGCTGTATGCGGAGATCGAGCGGATCTGCGGGACCGACGCTGACGGCAACGCCCCCGAGTCCTGTGCGGTAGAACGTGGGGAGTTCACCCCGCTTCCCGACGACGCTACCACCGCCGACGTCTACAAGGACTCGCGCGCCCAGCTTCTCGACGCCCTGGACCAGGTCCCGGAGTCCTCCCGCACGCTCATTGTGGAACAGGCCATCGACCTGGCCGCCGCCAGCTTCAGTCCGGCCGACTTCACCGCTACGCCGAACCTCGGTGAAGAAGGCGTCGCCCCGGCGGACATCGAGGCCGCCAAGAAGCTCCTCGATTGGGAGTATTCGGTCATTTACGCCCTCGACGTCACCGAAGCCTTCGCGGGGGGAGGTACCCAAGCCCAGGTGGAGGAGGCACTCGGCCGCCACGAACGCCGCGTCGCCAAGCTCAGTGATGCACTGGAGTCCGCCGGGGAAGTGCCCGCGCCGGCACCAGCCTACGAAGCCAGCGGGGCGCCTCTGCCCTCCTCGGGGAAGCAGGCGGCAGGCTACCTCGCCTATCTGGACAAGGAAGACGCCGCGCAGTGGGAGCATGCCGCGGTTAACGCGGAGTCGGCCGCGTGGCGGGATTGGGCAGTGGTTGTAGCTGGCACATCACGTGCCCGCCTAAACTAA
- the nusA gene encoding transcription termination factor NusA: MNIDLQVLRSIEKEQGVSVRDLMSTIAGALLRAYREYRETEASENTKARIDIDQDTGAVAVIVTERDAETGEVLSEYDDTPVNFSRVGARAVREAIVARLREAEAERTFDSYHGYEGTIVSGIVQRDAHANARGIVVVQLGSEYESQDGILLPAEQIPGEKLEHGDRIKAFVVGVNRSGANVQIALSRTHPELVRGLFELEVPEVADGNVEIVAIAREAGHRSKIAVVGKAKGLNAKGACIGPRGQRVSNIMKELAGEKIDIIDYSEDPATYVGNSLAPSKVVRVRVLDPEAQVAEVTVPDYQLSLAIGKEGQNARLAARLTGWKIDIHSDADPAS; encoded by the coding sequence GTGAATATTGATCTCCAGGTATTGCGCTCGATTGAGAAGGAACAGGGGGTCAGTGTTCGTGACCTCATGTCCACCATCGCCGGGGCGCTGCTGCGCGCCTACCGCGAGTACCGCGAGACGGAAGCCAGCGAGAACACCAAGGCCCGCATCGACATTGACCAGGACACCGGTGCGGTAGCCGTCATCGTCACGGAACGCGACGCGGAGACAGGCGAAGTACTGAGCGAGTACGACGACACCCCAGTGAACTTCTCCCGCGTGGGTGCCAGGGCCGTCCGTGAGGCCATCGTCGCGCGCCTGCGCGAGGCTGAAGCAGAGCGCACTTTCGACAGCTACCACGGTTACGAGGGCACGATCGTTTCCGGCATCGTTCAGCGTGATGCTCACGCCAACGCGCGTGGCATCGTCGTGGTACAGCTTGGCTCCGAGTACGAGTCCCAAGACGGCATCCTGCTGCCCGCGGAGCAGATCCCAGGTGAGAAGCTTGAGCATGGTGACCGCATCAAGGCTTTCGTCGTGGGTGTGAATCGCTCCGGCGCCAACGTGCAGATCGCGCTGTCTCGTACCCACCCGGAACTGGTGCGCGGCTTGTTCGAGCTGGAGGTCCCTGAGGTGGCGGACGGCAACGTTGAGATCGTCGCCATCGCCCGCGAGGCGGGCCACCGCTCGAAGATCGCGGTCGTCGGCAAGGCCAAGGGCCTCAACGCCAAGGGTGCCTGCATTGGCCCGCGCGGCCAGCGCGTTAGCAACATCATGAAGGAGCTGGCGGGGGAGAAGATCGACATTATCGATTACTCCGAGGACCCGGCGACCTACGTGGGTAATTCTCTGGCGCCGTCCAAGGTTGTGCGCGTACGAGTCCTCGACCCCGAGGCCCAGGTGGCTGAGGTGACGGTACCGGACTACCAACTGTCGTTGGCTATCGGTAAGGAAGGCCAGAATGCCCGCCTCGCCGCGCGCTTGACCGGTTGGAAGATCGATATCCACTCCGACGCCGATCCGGCGTCTTAG
- the rimP gene encoding ribosome maturation factor RimP, which yields MAFPDTERLSQILAPVLERHGVDLEGIKATPAGKKSQVVVKVDADDRPDLDRLEVISGEISDTFDAAEAAGEVNFGAGYTLEVSTPGVDLPLTAPRHWRRNAGRIAKVRLADDNKAQTFRIGALSPEDNAVILITTKAKVPAVHVVQLANVEDAVVDIEFAQPPAAETEIAALGFAEAEKLATPAS from the coding sequence ATGGCATTTCCAGATACAGAACGGCTGTCCCAGATCCTCGCGCCGGTGCTTGAGCGCCACGGCGTGGACCTGGAGGGTATCAAGGCTACGCCGGCGGGGAAGAAGTCTCAGGTCGTCGTCAAGGTCGACGCGGACGATCGTCCCGATTTGGACCGCCTTGAGGTTATTTCCGGAGAGATTTCGGATACCTTCGACGCCGCCGAAGCAGCGGGCGAGGTCAACTTCGGTGCGGGATACACCCTGGAGGTGTCCACTCCCGGCGTTGATCTGCCGCTGACCGCACCGCGCCACTGGCGTCGCAATGCGGGACGTATTGCTAAAGTTCGTCTCGCGGACGACAACAAGGCACAGACCTTTCGTATCGGAGCGCTGAGCCCGGAAGACAATGCGGTGATCTTGATCACGACGAAGGCCAAGGTCCCAGCCGTGCACGTCGTGCAATTAGCCAACGTGGAGGACGCGGTGGTAGATATTGAGTTCGCACAACCACCGGCGGCAGAAACTGAGATCGCCGCGTTGGGTTTTGCGGAGGCGGAGAAACTGGCCACGCCAGCGAGCTAA